The sequence GAAGACTCTTTCATCCATATCGGGGGCCGTCTGTTCATAGAGGACGTTTCCGATATATTGCCGATCAAAGAAATTGATTTCAGTGATTGGAGACGAGACATCAGGTGCGAACCAAACTCTTTCCAATTCAAACGTTCCGTATCAGGCCGCACAGGCTTGTATGTAATTTATGCCGACAAAGACCCTGATTATCACCTCATATCCGTTTAACGCGCTGTATGGCCTCGTGTGACGTTTTTAGCCCTACGTTGTTAGCCATCTTTACAAGGGCTTCTTCTGACAAATTAGAGAAATCAGTTGACCGAGTAACTTCACCCTTGGCGTTGATTTCCCAAATGCGAGTAGCACCCGCTACCGATACGTAAGCCGATTGATCAACAGCATCGATGCTAACCACCGAAACGATTTCCCTTAGTTTGGAATTTACCAGAGAACGCGATTGAAAAAGATCGTCACCGCTAAAGGTATCCCATTTGGAGCGTTCATCTTCGATGGTCTTGTGGATGGTGGTGAAGTCATCACGCACTGTTTCGAGCGTTCTAATTTCAGACGTGACTCGTTCTATCTCTGCCGTTTGCCGTGACTTGTCAGAACGTAGGGCTTTCAATCTAGTCATCAAGTCGGTTTTGTCGTCTGGATGGTCCGTAATTTCGGCCATAGCAATGATGTTCGAAATACGCCTATCGATATCAGCGATACCCGTTTGAATTTCGATCACCTGCCGCTTTAGATCATCACTGGAAACCGTGGGTATCTCTGGAAGGTGACAATACGTAGCCACGTTATCCAAAACTGCTTTTTCGAGAATGTCATATCGTAGGGAGGTCTTGCCGTACTTGCCTTTGCCTGTGCAAAGTTCGCCAGTCTCTTTGATCTTTTCGCAAGTGATGTACCGATGACCTGAGCCACCACCGATAACCCTTGCTGGACCGCCACAGTGAAAGCATTTCGAGATACCAGCAAACAAGTTGGTGTACCCTAAGCCGGTCCTGCCATTCGTCGCTTTCTTGGATTTGTTGTTGTACCTATCGTTTACACGCCACCACGTAACCGGATCGACGGCAGCAGGGTAATATCCCTCAACAACTGTATCACCAATTGCCAAGTCCCCACGAACGGCAACCGAATTCAGGATTTCGCCAACGACTTTACGACGCCAAATCTTGTTAGGATCGGGATTAGAACGTCTGGACTCCTGAAGGGTAAGGATACCGTTTTCGTTCAACCAAATGGCAATCTTGGCGATACCGTATCCCTTTTCGTACAATTCAAAGATTTTCTGAACAGTCGAAACGGACTCTCTAAGAGTGAATTCGTAT comes from Rhizobium rhizogenes and encodes:
- a CDS encoding recombinase family protein, giving the protein MALAFSYARISSKKQLGGDGLRRQVEAAEKYALEHGLEIDTSLSDVASGFHQDHVKFGALGGFLELVNNGKIPVGSVLIVESLDRLSRADVLTAQSQLLDIIRSGIDVVTLADKYRYSRNNDFSQLIFSLMSMARAHDESQVKSVRGKAYLAQLHSDVKAGIKARVHHLPSWLEQTQIGTSKEYEFTLRESVSTVQKIFELYEKGYGIAKIAIWLNENGILTLQESRRSNPDPNKIWRRKVVGEILNSVAVRGDLAIGDTVVEGYYPAAVDPVTWWRVNDRYNNKSKKATNGRTGLGYTNLFAGISKCFHCGGPARVIGGGSGHRYITCEKIKETGELCTGKGKYGKTSLRYDILEKAVLDNVATYCHLPEIPTVSSDDLKRQVIEIQTGIADIDRRISNIIAMAEITDHPDDKTDLMTRLKALRSDKSRQTAEIERVTSEIRTLETVRDDFTTIHKTIEDERSKWDTFSGDDLFQSRSLVNSKLREIVSVVSIDAVDQSAYVSVAGATRIWEINAKGEVTRSTDFSNLSEEALVKMANNVGLKTSHEAIQRVKRI